One Leptolyngbya sp. CCY15150 DNA segment encodes these proteins:
- a CDS encoding MltA domain-containing protein, whose protein sequence is MVSLVQPAQATEQPLRPVSVDQLVDQLHMDPSLGWDGQLWGEGLQTDDLDSHLVWQSDRTALLAAIHQSLVYLQTPAAVAAYDNYPIPGITRDRVRRSLERFRELLLTSSSGTALQTAVMQEFDWYQAIGTDGLGSVDFTGYFEPVYAASRVPTAEYRYPLYRRPPDLEQWAEPHPTRQQLEGSDGLGGSSGRLQGLELVWLRDRLEAFLVQVQGSAQLQLTDGTIMTVGYNGRTEYSYTSLGRELVNDGKFSLEELTLPMVLDYFRTYPDELSRYIPRNQRFVFFSETYGSAATGSLRVPVTADRSIATDKTLMPPGALAMIHTVLPYATPSGDLESHRVSRFVLDQDTGGAIVGPGRVDIFLGTGVVAGDRAGLVNTPGQLYYLLLRH, encoded by the coding sequence ATGGTCAGCTTAGTCCAGCCAGCCCAGGCTACGGAGCAGCCGCTGCGCCCAGTTTCTGTCGATCAGTTAGTCGATCAGTTACACATGGATCCATCCCTAGGCTGGGATGGGCAACTCTGGGGCGAGGGGTTGCAGACCGATGATCTGGACTCTCACCTGGTTTGGCAGAGCGATCGCACGGCCCTGCTGGCGGCTATCCACCAGTCTTTGGTTTATTTGCAAACACCAGCGGCGGTAGCAGCCTACGACAACTACCCCATTCCCGGCATCACGCGGGATCGGGTGCGTCGCAGTTTAGAACGATTTCGCGAGCTGCTGCTGACCTCCTCATCGGGGACAGCGCTGCAGACCGCGGTGATGCAGGAGTTTGATTGGTATCAAGCCATTGGCACCGATGGACTGGGATCCGTAGACTTCACCGGCTATTTCGAGCCGGTCTATGCCGCTAGCCGTGTACCCACCGCCGAGTATCGCTATCCCCTCTACCGCCGTCCGCCAGATTTAGAGCAATGGGCAGAGCCCCATCCTACGCGCCAGCAACTGGAAGGGAGTGATGGTCTAGGTGGTTCATCGGGGCGCTTGCAGGGGCTAGAACTGGTGTGGCTGCGCGATCGCTTAGAAGCTTTCTTGGTGCAGGTGCAGGGGTCGGCGCAACTGCAGTTAACCGACGGCACCATCATGACCGTGGGCTATAACGGCCGCACCGAGTATAGCTACACCAGCCTGGGGCGAGAACTGGTCAATGACGGCAAGTTCAGCCTGGAGGAACTAACGCTGCCTATGGTGCTGGATTATTTCCGCACCTATCCCGACGAGCTAAGTCGATACATTCCCCGCAATCAGCGGTTTGTGTTTTTCAGCGAAACCTATGGCTCAGCGGCGACCGGCAGTCTGCGGGTGCCGGTGACGGCCGATCGCTCCATTGCCACCGACAAAACCCTGATGCCGCCGGGAGCCCTGGCCATGATTCATACGGTGCTGCCCTATGCGACGCCCTCGGGAGACCTAGAATCCCATCGGGTGAGCCGCTTTGTGCTCGACCAAGATACTGGCGGCGCGATCGTCGGGCCGGGGCGTGTGGATATCTTTTTGGGAACCGGTGTGGTGGCGGGCGATCGCGCTGGCTTGGTGAATACGCCGGGGCAGCTTTACTACCTCCTCCTGCGCCA
- a CDS encoding DUF3110 domain-containing protein, with product MQVFVLLFNAGTSNEGIHTLKVSDRNIVLMFEHEDDAIRYSLMLEAQDFGSPTVEAFESDDIEEFCLGAGYECKHIPAGTLEVPPDTNAPSTDWQPDGTAKPEPVNQEGGFSADELERLRKRLEGLL from the coding sequence ATGCAGGTATTTGTTCTTTTATTTAACGCTGGCACCAGCAACGAGGGCATCCACACCCTCAAGGTGAGCGATCGCAACATTGTGTTGATGTTTGAACATGAAGATGACGCCATACGCTACAGCCTGATGCTGGAAGCCCAGGATTTTGGCAGCCCCACGGTGGAAGCGTTTGAATCCGACGATATTGAAGAATTTTGCCTGGGGGCAGGCTATGAATGTAAACACATTCCCGCTGGCACCCTTGAAGTGCCACCCGATACCAACGCCCCCTCCACCGATTGGCAACCCGACGGCACCGCCAAACCGGAGCCGGTCAACCAAGAGGGTGGCTTTTCTGCCGATGAGCTAGAACGACTGCGGAAGCGGCTCGAAGGTCTGCTCTAG
- the murQ gene encoding N-acetylmuramic acid 6-phosphate etherase: protein MANSSPNLTHLNERGHLLTEQANPNSQTLDQLSTLELVQLFNQEDYRVLEAIASAETAIAQAIDLTAQCLRQGGRLFYVGAGTSGRLGVLDAAECPPTFCTPPELVQGIIAGGAAALVRSSEDLEDRQEDGAGAIAHRQVTDLDVVVGITAGGTTPFVHGAIQAARQRGAHTIFIACVPQDQFAIEVDVDIRLLVGPEILAGSTRLKAGTVTKLVLNILSTGVMVQLGKVYGNRMVDVAVTNNKLHDRALRMLQDLTDLSRPEAALLLERSGRQVKLALLMHWTGLDAEAGDRLLAQHQGQLRQALDQHSATLKDSSTH, encoded by the coding sequence ATGGCCAACTCTTCCCCCAACCTCACCCACCTCAACGAACGCGGTCATCTGCTCACCGAGCAGGCCAATCCCAATAGCCAAACCCTGGATCAGCTCAGCACCCTAGAGCTGGTTCAACTGTTCAACCAAGAAGACTACCGCGTCTTGGAAGCGATCGCCTCGGCCGAAACCGCGATCGCCCAAGCCATTGACCTGACGGCCCAGTGCCTCCGGCAGGGAGGACGACTGTTTTATGTGGGCGCTGGCACCAGCGGCCGTCTGGGCGTCCTAGATGCCGCAGAATGCCCCCCCACCTTTTGCACACCGCCAGAATTGGTGCAGGGCATCATTGCTGGGGGAGCGGCGGCCTTAGTGCGCAGTTCCGAAGATTTGGAAGATCGGCAGGAAGACGGTGCAGGAGCGATCGCCCATCGCCAGGTAACCGATTTGGATGTAGTGGTGGGCATCACGGCCGGCGGCACCACGCCCTTTGTCCATGGAGCTATCCAGGCGGCCCGCCAACGGGGAGCCCATACGATTTTTATCGCCTGCGTACCCCAGGATCAGTTCGCCATCGAGGTAGATGTTGATATTCGGCTGTTGGTGGGCCCCGAAATCTTAGCCGGATCCACCCGCCTCAAGGCCGGCACGGTCACCAAACTCGTCCTCAATATCCTGTCCACCGGCGTCATGGTGCAGCTAGGCAAGGTCTACGGCAACCGCATGGTAGATGTAGCCGTGACCAACAATAAGCTCCACGATCGCGCCCTGCGGATGTTACAAGACTTGACAGATCTCAGCCGTCCTGAGGCGGCCCTGCTGCTGGAACGTAGCGGTCGGCAAGTGAAGTTAGCCCTACTGATGCACTGGACTGGCTTAGATGCCGAGGCAGGCGATCGCCTCCTAGCACAGCATCAGGGTCAACTGCGTCAAGCCCTAGATCAACATTCAGCCACCCTGAAGGATTCATCAACCCATTAA
- a CDS encoding site-2 protease family protein → MVTVLILLIALGVLGWGLYRSLPLGKFGILAWLQSVLLMAPWLLFFALFAVGIYLNLAAVLLLLLISITGYVLLGRRLRSLSQDPQVQEKMAMLKNSTAPSASSFDPASSTDETPEGSSAKSVTPSEETASLDVIPMPAEDLKAVQGIFGIDTFFATETLPYQEGVIFKGNLRGEAADVHERLSSSLKERVGDRYNLFLVPAPDSRPTIVVLPSRNGPQPSTTAQRLIALLLALFTFATCMETAGLFLGFDLLNEISRYSEAFPLGIGIVLILAAHELGHWLTAERYQVRLSPPFFIPTWQIGSFGALTRFETLLKNRSILFDISLAGPAVGGVLSLVALVIGLVLSGPGSLFQVPTEFFQGSILVGMLARIVLGAELQQSIVSIHPLTILGWLGLVITALNLMPAGQLDGGRVMQAVYGRKVARWSTIITLIVLGIATFANPLALYWAVLILFLQRGLERPCLEELSEPDDARAALGLLAFFLMAATLLPVTPALAGRLGIGG, encoded by the coding sequence ATGGTTACTGTTCTGATCCTATTGATCGCGCTGGGTGTATTGGGGTGGGGGCTATACCGATCGCTACCCCTCGGCAAGTTTGGCATCTTAGCATGGCTGCAATCCGTCCTGCTCATGGCTCCTTGGTTGCTCTTCTTTGCGCTATTTGCCGTTGGCATCTATCTCAACTTAGCAGCGGTTTTACTCCTGCTACTGATCTCCATCACTGGGTATGTGCTTCTGGGACGGCGGCTGCGATCGCTCAGCCAAGATCCCCAGGTTCAAGAAAAAATGGCTATGTTGAAAAACTCGACAGCCCCATCTGCTTCGTCCTTCGATCCAGCATCGTCTACGGATGAAACACCCGAGGGGTCATCTGCCAAGTCAGTCACACCGTCGGAGGAGACCGCCAGCCTCGACGTGATTCCCATGCCCGCTGAAGACTTGAAAGCGGTGCAGGGCATCTTTGGCATTGATACCTTTTTTGCTACGGAAACCCTACCCTACCAAGAAGGCGTCATCTTTAAAGGGAACCTGCGGGGCGAAGCAGCCGACGTGCATGAGCGCCTCAGCAGCAGCCTCAAAGAACGAGTGGGCGATCGCTATAACCTGTTTTTAGTGCCAGCTCCCGATAGCCGACCTACGATTGTGGTGTTACCGAGCCGCAATGGCCCCCAGCCCAGCACCACCGCCCAGCGGCTGATTGCTTTGCTGCTAGCGCTGTTCACCTTTGCCACCTGCATGGAAACGGCCGGGCTATTTTTGGGGTTTGATCTGCTCAACGAAATCAGTCGCTACTCGGAAGCCTTTCCCCTAGGCATCGGCATTGTGCTGATTTTGGCCGCCCACGAACTGGGGCATTGGCTGACGGCCGAACGCTATCAGGTGCGTCTCAGTCCACCGTTCTTCATTCCCACCTGGCAGATTGGCTCCTTTGGAGCCCTCACCCGCTTTGAAACATTGCTGAAAAACCGCAGCATCTTGTTCGATATTTCCTTGGCTGGGCCGGCGGTAGGTGGAGTGTTGTCCCTCGTGGCCTTGGTGATCGGTCTCGTGCTGTCGGGCCCTGGCAGCCTGTTTCAAGTGCCTACGGAGTTTTTCCAAGGGTCGATCTTGGTGGGCATGTTAGCCCGCATCGTCTTGGGTGCCGAGCTACAGCAAAGTATCGTTAGCATCCATCCGCTGACGATTCTAGGTTGGCTAGGTTTGGTGATTACCGCCCTCAATCTCATGCCCGCTGGACAGCTAGACGGTGGTCGAGTGATGCAGGCGGTCTACGGACGCAAGGTTGCCCGGTGGTCAACGATTATCACGCTAATTGTGTTGGGCATCGCCACCTTTGCCAACCCCCTTGCGCTCTACTGGGCTGTGTTGATTCTATTTCTACAGCGTGGTCTAGAGCGTCCTTGCTTAGAAGAACTTTCTGAACCCGATGATGCCAGGGCAGCCCTGGGTCTTCTAGCTTTCTTCTTAATGGCTGCAACATTACTTCCAGTGACGCCGGCCTTAGCCGGACGCCTGGGCATAGGAGGATAA
- a CDS encoding PIN domain-containing protein has protein sequence MATAIPPVEVVLDLSTLSATNTREWMGFARVGTCYVPKIIHEEMRFLHERAPDPDLERVAREFNRFYRDCQWHISDAIAHHPALRSSSGEALTKRNRIGLAVARCAYGLAEDNPTHLVVLVVSDRAMMQRIYSMKVPNLCAINGAMLLQWSQTGQRPIPIIQKIQEMRISSGTRARLAVNASSSSHSTYIQTSTRIQSNSSPRPRSPVIHAPVASTPNWLPDVISILTALAALGIAIAVGWYMLSHSASQQSSPQSRLWLAAQITSS, from the coding sequence ATGGCAACTGCAATCCCACCCGTTGAAGTCGTTCTAGATCTCAGTACGTTATCGGCAACGAATACGCGAGAGTGGATGGGCTTTGCCCGGGTGGGAACGTGCTATGTCCCCAAAATCATCCACGAAGAAATGCGGTTTCTCCACGAACGGGCTCCCGACCCTGACCTAGAACGGGTTGCCCGAGAATTTAACCGCTTCTATCGAGACTGTCAGTGGCACATCAGTGATGCGATCGCCCATCATCCGGCCCTACGCTCCTCTAGCGGCGAAGCGTTGACCAAACGCAACCGGATTGGGCTAGCGGTAGCGCGATGTGCCTATGGTCTTGCCGAGGATAACCCGACGCATTTGGTGGTTCTTGTGGTCAGCGATCGCGCCATGATGCAGCGTATCTACAGCATGAAGGTGCCCAACCTCTGTGCCATCAATGGAGCCATGCTCTTGCAGTGGAGCCAAACGGGGCAGCGCCCTATTCCGATCATTCAAAAAATTCAAGAAATGCGGATTTCATCGGGCACGCGGGCCCGCCTGGCAGTCAATGCCTCATCCAGTTCCCATAGCACCTACATTCAAACCTCCACCCGCATTCAATCCAACTCGTCGCCACGACCGCGATCGCCCGTGATCCATGCGCCGGTTGCCTCCACGCCCAACTGGCTACCGGACGTTATTTCCATCTTGACGGCCCTGGCTGCCCTAGGAATTGCGATCGCCGTGGGCTGGTATATGCTGTCCCACTCCGCCTCTCAGCAAAGCAGTCCCCAAAGCCGCCTCTGGTTAGCCGCCCAAATCACCTCCAGTTAG
- a CDS encoding FGGY-family carbohydrate kinase, whose amino-acid sequence MNSEHYALGIDFGTSGARAIALDPSGAILASRRVTVALGDPAQWAEQWRQSLVQLLGQLPLTVRQGLGAIALNGTSGTVLLCDAQGQPVTEPLLYNDSRGQVVIDDLRAIAPPDHPVISATSSLAKLLWWGDRGLTQDGPLYLLHQADWLAFHLHGILGLSDYHNALKLGYDVAGDRYPDWFQTLPAAVQSVRLPQVLTPGCPIACLTPAIAQEFSIPESCEVCAGTTDSIAAFLASDAAEPGQAVTSLGSTLVLKLLSQTRVDRAAEGIYSHRFGDRWLVGGASNTGGAVLRQFFDDQAIAHLSQQIDAAVPSQLDYYPLPGPGERFPVADPHLLPRLTPRPPEDALFLQGILEGIARIEALGYQRLVDLGASPLTQVYTAGGGAQNPTWTAIRDRLLPVPVSPAAQTEAAYGVARLAQRRSLHPA is encoded by the coding sequence ATGAACTCAGAGCACTACGCCCTCGGCATTGATTTCGGCACATCTGGGGCGCGGGCGATCGCCCTTGATCCATCTGGCGCGATCTTAGCTTCTAGGCGGGTGACGGTGGCGCTAGGAGATCCGGCCCAATGGGCTGAGCAATGGCGGCAGTCTCTCGTTCAGCTTTTGGGGCAGCTTCCCCTGACGGTGCGGCAAGGGCTGGGGGCGATCGCTCTCAATGGTACGTCGGGGACGGTGCTGTTGTGTGATGCCCAGGGGCAGCCGGTGACGGAGCCGCTGCTGTACAACGATAGTCGCGGTCAGGTGGTGATAGACGACCTGAGGGCGATCGCGCCTCCAGATCATCCGGTGATTAGCGCTACCTCCAGTCTGGCGAAATTACTATGGTGGGGCGATCGCGGCTTGACCCAAGACGGCCCTCTCTACCTGCTGCATCAGGCCGATTGGCTAGCCTTCCATCTCCACGGCATTCTTGGCCTCAGCGATTATCATAATGCCCTGAAGCTAGGCTACGACGTGGCGGGCGATCGCTATCCCGATTGGTTTCAAACCCTGCCAGCGGCGGTGCAGTCTGTGCGTCTACCGCAGGTGCTGACGCCTGGCTGCCCCATTGCCTGTCTAACGCCAGCGATCGCCCAAGAGTTTTCCATCCCCGAGAGCTGCGAGGTTTGTGCGGGCACCACCGATAGCATCGCGGCATTTTTGGCCAGTGACGCGGCGGAACCTGGCCAGGCGGTCACCTCGCTGGGATCGACCTTGGTACTCAAGCTGCTCAGCCAGACCCGCGTGGATCGGGCAGCGGAGGGAATTTATAGCCATCGTTTTGGCGATCGCTGGCTGGTGGGGGGAGCGTCGAATACTGGGGGAGCGGTGCTGCGGCAGTTTTTTGATGATCAAGCGATCGCCCATCTGAGTCAGCAGATCGATGCTGCGGTTCCTAGCCAGCTCGACTACTATCCGCTGCCGGGGCCAGGAGAACGCTTTCCTGTGGCGGATCCCCATCTGCTGCCGCGCCTCACGCCCCGCCCCCCTGAAGACGCTCTGTTTCTCCAGGGCATCTTGGAAGGCATAGCCCGGATTGAGGCCCTGGGCTATCAGCGCTTGGTGGATCTAGGTGCTTCGCCCTTGACCCAGGTCTATACGGCGGGCGGTGGGGCCCAGAATCCGACCTGGACGGCCATTCGCGATCGCCTGCTCCCCGTACCTGTGAGCCCTGCTGCGCAAACCGAAGCTGCCTATGGAGTAGCGCGCTTAGCGCAGCGTCGTTCCTTGCATCCAGCCTAA
- a CDS encoding lysylphosphatidylglycerol synthase transmembrane domain-containing protein yields the protein MKRLISLGVSLIILVVIYQRIDLEGLVQVFQDCDRLWMAISLGMVIPLTLLTAWRLQQLVPAKVHLGLGESNRLILAASTLNMVLPSKMGDIAKAYFMRDRGHLSGSLALSLVVFEKACDLLSLLLWCVFGLMLYPNKDWLFWIMTLAVVSGLLLGILLLSSPTIAQWSFRTLGRIAPKTIHPKLVKLSHAWGEMHSYFWGDRRQLLRITLTSIVIWFLHLLQIWFFILALRASTPFLANLALSPLAILAGLLPLTFAGVGTRDAALILFYQPYFSAATGAALGLLCTSRYLLPAIGGLPFLGQYLSTVKQEPPHESS from the coding sequence ATGAAACGGTTGATTTCCCTTGGCGTTAGCCTGATTATTCTAGTCGTTATCTACCAGCGCATTGACCTAGAGGGTCTCGTACAGGTGTTTCAGGACTGCGATCGCCTGTGGATGGCCATCAGTTTGGGCATGGTCATTCCCCTCACCCTGTTGACGGCATGGCGACTACAGCAGTTGGTGCCCGCCAAGGTTCATCTAGGTCTGGGCGAATCCAACCGGCTGATTCTAGCCGCCAGTACCTTAAATATGGTGCTGCCCTCCAAAATGGGCGACATTGCCAAAGCCTACTTCATGCGCGATCGCGGTCACCTGAGTGGATCCTTAGCACTCTCCCTGGTGGTGTTTGAAAAAGCCTGCGATCTTCTCTCGCTATTGCTTTGGTGCGTCTTTGGGCTGATGCTCTATCCCAACAAAGACTGGCTGTTTTGGATCATGACCCTCGCTGTGGTCAGCGGTTTGCTGCTGGGGATTCTGCTGCTGAGTTCGCCGACGATAGCCCAGTGGAGCTTTCGCACCCTAGGACGCATTGCTCCCAAAACCATACACCCCAAGCTGGTGAAACTCAGCCATGCCTGGGGTGAGATGCACAGCTACTTTTGGGGCGATCGCCGTCAACTGTTGCGCATCACCCTCACCTCCATCGTCATTTGGTTTTTACACCTCCTGCAGATTTGGTTTTTCATCCTGGCGCTGAGGGCCTCAACCCCTTTCTTAGCCAATCTGGCCCTATCGCCCCTCGCTATTTTGGCAGGACTCTTGCCCCTCACCTTTGCTGGCGTTGGTACTCGCGATGCCGCCTTGATTTTGTTTTACCAACCCTACTTTAGCGCCGCCACCGGAGCTGCTCTAGGCCTGCTTTGCACATCTCGCTACCTGCTGCCCGCCATCGGCGGTCTACCCTTTTTAGGACAGTACCTGAGTACCGTCAAGCAAGAACCTCCCCACGAATCGTCCTAA
- the folP gene encoding dihydropteroate synthase, with protein MGILNVTPDSFSDGGQFASLDQAIAQAQQMVQDGADLIDIGGESTRPQAAPVSLEEELQRVIPVIQALRQGSAAIAIPISIDTTKAAVAQAAVAAGANLVNDVSGGTYDAAMLPTVAQLGVPIVLMHLRGTPQTMQQLTDYDDVVDDIIHVLQARANAAIAAGITPDNIILDPGIGFAKTHEQNLDILRHIPRLRALGYPLLIGPSRKRFIGDILNQPDPQQRVWGTAAACCAAIAHHADILRVHDVAEMADVCRVADAIWRT; from the coding sequence ATGGGCATCCTCAACGTCACGCCCGATAGTTTCAGCGACGGCGGACAGTTTGCCAGCCTTGATCAGGCGATCGCCCAAGCCCAGCAAATGGTTCAGGATGGAGCGGATTTAATCGACATTGGCGGTGAATCCACGCGCCCCCAAGCCGCGCCTGTTTCCCTAGAGGAAGAATTACAGCGAGTCATTCCGGTGATTCAGGCCCTGCGCCAAGGATCGGCGGCGATCGCCATCCCCATCTCCATCGACACCACCAAGGCCGCGGTGGCGCAAGCGGCGGTGGCAGCAGGAGCAAACTTGGTGAATGACGTCTCCGGGGGCACCTACGATGCAGCCATGCTGCCCACCGTTGCCCAGTTGGGTGTACCGATCGTGCTCATGCACCTACGCGGCACCCCCCAAACCATGCAGCAGCTCACCGACTATGACGACGTTGTGGATGACATCATCCATGTTTTGCAAGCCAGGGCCAATGCGGCGATCGCTGCCGGCATCACACCCGACAACATTATTCTGGATCCAGGCATCGGCTTCGCTAAAACCCACGAGCAAAACCTCGATATCCTCCGCCACATTCCGCGTTTACGCGCCCTGGGTTATCCACTGCTGATCGGCCCATCGCGCAAACGGTTTATTGGCGATATTCTCAACCAACCCGATCCTCAGCAGCGCGTCTGGGGTACGGCCGCCGCCTGCTGTGCCGCGATCGCTCACCATGCCGATATTCTGCGCGTCCATGATGTGGCGGAGATGGCCGACGTCTGTCGGGTAGCCGATGCAATCTGGCGAACCTAG
- a CDS encoding DUF167 domain-containing protein, translating into MVRKVWVTVKPKSKRPAIALLEDGTLLVRLASPPVDGKANAELVGAIAEYYAIPKSRVTITSGLTAKRKLVEIEED; encoded by the coding sequence ATGGTCAGAAAAGTTTGGGTGACGGTGAAGCCCAAGTCCAAACGCCCCGCGATCGCTCTCTTGGAGGATGGCACGCTGCTGGTACGCCTGGCGTCGCCGCCGGTGGACGGGAAGGCCAATGCTGAACTGGTGGGGGCGATCGCTGAGTACTACGCGATTCCTAAGTCTCGGGTGACGATCACATCAGGGCTGACTGCTAAGCGCAAGTTGGTTGAGATTGAAGAGGATTGA
- a CDS encoding E3 ubiquitin ligase family protein, whose translation MHIVGFILIVVGISLFFVQRHQKQRAFSLKSARPTTVAELQQTAGAIAEEIGGGSWRDYVKVVGQISCDRPLVSELKQETCVHYKMTVTREYEETVTSRDKDGKTTRSTRRSSETVASNQQSVPFWLEDATGRIEVNPQGAAIETIKVLDEFRQGEQAGNRLTFGQFSVNLSAGGSGRRTLGYRYKEQILPLGRRALVLATVSDGVGSLVLQKPLDGSKSYLISLKTDEELTQSAEKTAQAMFYGMVGCTVLGVILVLVGLVT comes from the coding sequence ATGCATATTGTTGGCTTTATTTTAATCGTTGTCGGGATCAGCCTATTTTTTGTCCAGCGACATCAAAAACAGCGAGCGTTTAGCCTAAAATCTGCCAGGCCTACCACCGTTGCCGAACTGCAGCAAACGGCGGGCGCGATCGCGGAGGAAATTGGCGGTGGCAGTTGGCGAGATTACGTCAAAGTTGTCGGTCAAATTAGCTGCGATCGCCCTCTGGTTTCGGAATTGAAGCAGGAGACCTGCGTGCATTACAAGATGACCGTGACCCGTGAGTATGAAGAAACGGTCACCAGTCGCGATAAAGATGGCAAAACCACCCGCTCTACTCGGCGATCGTCGGAAACGGTAGCGAGCAATCAACAGTCGGTGCCTTTCTGGCTGGAGGATGCTACCGGCAGAATTGAGGTGAATCCCCAAGGGGCAGCGATCGAAACCATTAAGGTGCTGGATGAGTTTCGCCAAGGGGAGCAAGCGGGGAATCGGCTGACCTTTGGACAATTTTCGGTCAATCTATCGGCGGGGGGCAGCGGTCGGCGCACGCTGGGCTATCGCTATAAGGAGCAAATTTTGCCCTTAGGACGCCGGGCCCTCGTCTTGGCGACGGTGAGTGATGGGGTGGGGAGTTTGGTGCTGCAAAAGCCCCTGGATGGCAGTAAGTCCTACCTGATTTCCCTGAAGACGGATGAAGAACTCACCCAGTCGGCAGAGAAAACGGCTCAGGCTATGTTCTATGGCATGGTGGGCTGCACCGTCCTAGGCGTGATTCTGGTGCTAGTTGGGCTTGTTACCTGA
- a CDS encoding (2Fe-2S) ferredoxin domain-containing protein — translation MNAPSSASHDSQPPIKRRCVMVCQYRSCERNHSPEVLAALRAIAPKGVLISSSGCLGQCASGPTVQVMPDQTWYCRVRPEDAAEIVDQHLKGDRPVQRLLHPRFHPYDEDGDGDVSGEDVSDEDVSGEDGESDPTEPLEGEQALDRS, via the coding sequence TTGAACGCACCTTCGTCTGCATCCCACGATTCTCAGCCTCCTATCAAGCGCCGTTGCGTCATGGTGTGCCAGTATCGCTCCTGTGAGCGGAACCATTCTCCTGAGGTGCTGGCGGCTTTGAGGGCGATCGCTCCTAAGGGCGTGCTGATCAGCTCTAGCGGTTGCCTCGGGCAATGTGCGTCGGGGCCCACCGTGCAGGTGATGCCGGATCAAACTTGGTATTGTCGCGTGCGCCCGGAGGATGCGGCGGAGATTGTTGACCAGCATCTCAAGGGCGATCGCCCGGTTCAACGTTTGCTGCATCCCCGCTTTCATCCCTACGATGAGGACGGGGATGGGGACGTCTCAGGTGAAGACGTCTCAGATGAAGACGTCTCAGGTGAAGATGGGGAGAGCGATCCAACAGAGCCCTTGGAGGGTGAGCAAGCTCTTGATAGGTCATAG
- a CDS encoding 2TM domain-containing protein yields the protein MSELYSPEDVQNILQLAIARQGDRAELTHGQLLEIADELGISADDLTLAEQEWFSRQQIQRDRQEFDQIRRLRWQQHVMKYLIINIFLIGFDWISSGHISWSLYVLLGWGLGLSLDTWKTFNTQGEDYDRAFQKWQRQRQFKQSVDTFLDRILKPQS from the coding sequence ATGTCAGAACTCTACAGCCCCGAAGATGTGCAAAATATTCTACAGTTGGCGATCGCCCGCCAGGGAGATCGGGCTGAGCTAACCCATGGCCAGTTGCTGGAAATAGCCGACGAGCTGGGCATTTCTGCTGATGACCTAACCCTGGCTGAGCAGGAGTGGTTCAGCCGTCAGCAAATCCAGCGCGATCGCCAAGAGTTTGATCAGATACGCCGTCTGCGCTGGCAGCAGCATGTGATGAAGTATTTGATTATCAATATTTTTTTAATTGGGTTTGATTGGATTTCCTCAGGACATATCTCTTGGTCTCTGTACGTGCTGTTGGGCTGGGGTTTAGGTCTTTCTTTAGATACTTGGAAGACGTTTAATACCCAAGGGGAAGACTACGATCGCGCCTTTCAAAAATGGCAGCGTCAACGCCAGTTTAAGCAATCCGTAGATACCTTTCTCGATCGAATTCTCAAGCCTCAATCGTGA
- a CDS encoding phosphate-starvation-inducible PsiE family protein, producing the protein MTSVRQFLSRLTRLGNDQAFLAFVKYIESGVSKVLGLAMVIVVLVAVVDLCLFLVSDLLSTADRFFATTLFEIFGLFLNILIALEVLENITAYLRKHVVQVELVIVTSLTAVARKIIIFDFSKATGIDLIGLAVATLALSISYLIIRNINTSEDA; encoded by the coding sequence ATGACTTCTGTACGCCAATTTCTGTCGCGCTTGACCCGCCTAGGCAACGACCAAGCTTTCCTAGCTTTCGTTAAATATATTGAGTCTGGTGTCTCCAAAGTCCTCGGTCTGGCAATGGTGATCGTGGTGTTGGTGGCCGTGGTTGACCTATGCCTCTTCTTGGTCAGCGACCTACTATCCACAGCCGATCGCTTCTTTGCAACAACCCTGTTTGAAATTTTCGGCTTATTCTTAAATATCCTAATTGCCCTAGAAGTCCTAGAAAATATCACCGCCTATCTACGCAAACATGTGGTGCAGGTCGAGCTGGTGATCGTCACCTCACTCACCGCTGTTGCTCGAAAAATCATTATTTTTGACTTTAGTAAGGCCACAGGTATCGACCTCATCGGCCTAGCCGTGGCAACCCTAGCCCTATCCATCAGTTACTTGATCATTCGCAACATCAACACCTCAGAAGACGCCTGA